ATATCTACAAGCCAAGAAATAATATAATCTGCTTTTTTACCTAATGTTGCTGCACAAATCCCCAATATCGTTGCAATAACAGCACCAATAGAAGCACCTAAAAAGCCAACAAAAAGTGATAACCTTAGCCCTTTAAGTGTTCGCGTCAGCATATCTCTACCTAACCAATCCGTTCCAAATAAATGGCTCCAAGAAGGAGGCAAACTTTTTTTTGCAAAATTAGTCGTTAAGTTTTCGTTAGTTAATATAAAGCTAAAGATAATCGCAATAAATATTAATCCGATAGATACCGTTAGTGTAAGTATAACTTTTTGTCGTGCATTTAAACCTCGCTTTTTATCTTGCATCTTATATCTCCTCCTTTAAACAAGGATTAATGACTGAATTTAATATGTCCGCAAGCATATTCCCAGTAAATACAAATATTGCACTTATCATAACAATCCCCATAAGTAACGGCATATCACTTTTGAGTCCCGCTTCAGTAAGCGTTGACCCCAATCCTGGATATGAAAAAACTTGTTCTGCCAAAACCGATCCCCCAAAAAGTTCTCCAAAATATGCAAAATGTAAAGTTATAGCGGGTAACGCAACATTTCTTAATCCATGATTTTTGATAATTTGCCAAGTCGTCTCTCCTCTAGCTTTTGCAAAGACTATATATTCACTATTAAGTACATCAATCATCTTTTCCCTTGTATGTAAAGTTACATTAGCAATTCCAAGCACACTAAGCGTTGCTACCGGTAAAATTAAATGATGTATGCGATCCATCAAAGTCACATCACTTGAAGCAACCCCTATCGGCACTGAAATACCTATTGGAAACCATTCAAGCCAAACCGAGAAAATAATTAACAATAATAATCCTAGCCAAAAAGTTGGAACTGAAGCTTGAATATAGGATATCCATTTAATAATTTTATCTGTCACTTTTCCTTTTTTTATCGCTGCAATGATACCCATACAAAAACCTATACTCCCAGATAAAATCCATGATAGCCCCATTAATGCAAAAGAAGCTAAAAACTTTTCCTGTATGATGTCACTGACAGGTCTACGGTGAACTTTTGACGTTCCCATATCACCTCTTACAATATTTTTTAACCATGTTAAATATTGTTCAACCGGATGTTTATCAATTCCCCAATATGCTTCTAGTGCCGCTCTTTGTTCTAATGATATGTTTACATCTCCACCAACATAAGCTGTTATTGGATCTATAGGGGAATTATGCATCATTATAAATGTTAAAATTGACAGCCCAATCAAGAGTGTAATCCCTCTAGTTAACTTATATATGACATACTTTAATTTCTCCATGATCTGCTCCTTTCAAAGAAATAGGATACATGTCAATTTACTTGCATGTATCCTAAAGAAATTAATACACTCTCTTAATCAACTTTCACTTCAGAATCCCAGCTCCATTCTCCAATATTTGCTAGTAGCGACCATTCATGCCCATGCGTATGAATCGCTTGCTCACCAAAGTTTAAGCGGGCATCTCCAAGATGAATATGATCAAGGCGCACTAACCATATAAATGGAACCTCTCCAAGTCCACTTGCTCCGGTTTCTCCATCCCATTGCGCAAGTTTCCAATATTCATTCGCCTCTTCCATACTAGTTGCATGCATTGCTTTATTCATATATGTGTTAACTGTCGCATTATCAAAATATACAATGTTATTATAGGCCGTCCCTGCAAGGTCAGGATTATGCATCGTGTAAAACTGATGTGGATGATGTCGTCCACCTGCAAATAGAATTGGATTAGAATGCATAATTGTTTTCATCTCATCCCAGTTACTTCCGACCAATTCAATCTCAATTCCCAACTGTTTGGCTTGTTCTGCAACTACAAGTGCAACATTTGTACGAATAATATCTGCCGTTGGATGATAAAGTTTAAACGCCGCTTTAAGTCCATCTTTTTCTCTTATTCCATCTTGGTCCGTATCTATCCATCCTCCTTCTTCAAGAATCAGGTTTGCTTGTTCAACCTTATTATCTTCAAGAACAGTTTCTTCATTCCACCATGGCATCTTATCCACAAGTGAATATGCCTTTTTCCCATGACCATTAAGCACAGTATCTACCATGGCTTGTCGATCCAACCCAATATACAACGCTTTTCTAATTGCTAAGTCACTTGTAACATCATTTCCAATTGGATAGCCTTCCGGCGTCTTTCCATAACCACTTTTTTGTGTTGGCATTGAAACACCTCGGACATCATTACTTTCATATGAAAACAATTTAAACCCTTCAATTTTTTCATCTGCAAATTCTGGTAGTGTATAGATCAAATCTACTGTACCGTTCTTGGCTGCAGCTAACGCAGCATTTTCATCAAGAAAAAGCAATGTAAATTTTTTAAAATGCGGCTCTTGTCCATGGTAATATGGATTTACTTCAAAAATTGCTTGTTCTCCTCTATCCCATTGAACCAATTTATATGGACCTGAACCAATTGGGTTTTGTGCATAATTGTCATCATAGTGGTTCTTTGGCAAAATAACAATTTCTGTAAGTTGAGCAAAAAATGTTGACCTTGGTTCTGTTAAAACAAATTTCATGGTAAGTGGGTCTATAATCTGAATCTCTTTTAAAAAAGTTAAGTCCCAATGCATTCCATGTTCTTTTAACATTTCAAAGGAAAACTTTACATCTTCTGGCGTTACTGATTCTCCATTAGAAAATTTGTAATTGTCATTAAGATAGAACATCCATGTAAGTCCATCTTCACTTACCTCATATTTTTTTGCATAGTCTCCAACAATTTCAAGTTCATGTGTTTTCTTTAACAATGTACTATGAAGTATTTGTGATTGACTATATAGTCCCCATCTTGTTTTTGGATCAAACTCTCCTGGTGGGCGTGTACCCATACAAATCACAAGCTCATCTTTTAATTCTGGTAGTTGTTCATCCTCTATATTTTCAGCACTATTTTCCTTGTTTTCTTCTTCCTTGTGCGTCGATCCGCCTGCTGCTGATTCTGTCACATTACTATTAGTGCAGCCAACAAGCAATGAAAAACTCATCATCAAAGCACACAATAGGCATCTTATTTTTCGCTTACTTTTGTTCATATGTTCCTCCTTGTATCTAATTAAAGTGTTATTTTTTGCTTAAGCAAAACCTAGTATAGTTCATTCCATTTGCAAGCTCAATCCTTTTATATGATTCTTCATATTTCTTCATAATTAAGATTGATTATCATTTTCATGCTTTGCGCAAAAAAATATCATTGTATATAAACAATGATATTAATTCTTCTTGATGAATAAATCGTATTCAATTCTTCCTTCATTTAACCTAAAATCCTCTGTTATAATATCATCTACACTGCTTTTTTCTTGAGTGTTAACATCATACTTAGATAACCTATAGCGGTCTCCAATATAATATATATATTGTCCATCAAAGGCAATATTATACACTGTATTAATATCACCAATTGCCGTTATTTTAGACGTCATTCTATCAATCATACGAACAGCATCTGTATCAATAATATATATTGTATCCTTGTCCAAAAAGAATCCATCAATCCCTCGCATAAATCCCCATTTTTTATTCTCTTCTTTGAGTATTCCACTTCTATTTCTCCCCAAATTTTTCTCAAAAATCACCGTTTCTTCAAACGTCTGCATATTTACTTGCACAACAGCAAAAAACCTACGCTATTTACATTTCCTTCAAGTTCAACATAATAATCAATCTCAACGTCCGTACCTGAATATTCGATAAATTCATTCTCATCTAATTTATCATTTAATCCATGCCCAAGAGAACCCAGTACTTTCATTTGTGACTCTGCTTCCTTAAAGGGATCTTCTGCCAACTCTTCTGCTACCTCTTTTTCAATACTTGAAACATCTATTGGTTCATTACTCGCACATGACACAAATAATACATTAAATAGGATTATCATTGATATTAACATTACTCTCTTCATATTATCCCCTTTCTTATATGCTTATCTCTCCATTTTTCTACGCATTAGTTCTCCTCTTACTTCAACATCAAAAGAAAGAAACTTAATCTATTGTTCTTTGATACGTACCATAAATGTATTTAAAAACTATTAATATTAATATGCATCCATTGTAACAAGCAGTATTATTTAATCAAGTCATTTTGCTTATTTGGTATACTTGATGTACTATTTGGTTATACACAAGCATTTAATCATAGATTTCTCTATATTATGTGCTATTGTACATGCCGTATCATTCCATCAGGAACCCCTGATGCATCTGTCTATTATCGTGTTATATTTTCGAATGTATCTGCAAAAAAAAGGAATCTAACACTAAAAAAGTATTAGATTCACATTGTTTAATCATTTTATATCAATTTTGTTTTTACAAGTTCGTCAATAGCACCTACTGTTGTCTGATCCATCTCCCATTCTAAGGCTTTGATATTAGCCATAACCTCTTCTATATTTGCTTGTGTGGCAATAACCGAGGTTACGTTCTTCTGTGCTACTAGATAGTTCAAGGCAATTTCTGCAAGCTTCTTGTTTTGTAAGCTTTCTATATTCTTAATTTCATCGAGAACGCTCAGATGACGAATTCTTTCATTCCCTCTAAGTTTTGGATTGGCATTACGAACATCATCCTTGCCAAAAATTGTATCTGCTGTTATTTTACCTGTCAATAGACCTTGGAATAGAGGACTATAAGGTAAGAAAGCCAGACCTTCTTCTTCACAAAGAGGAAGAACCTCTTTCGCCGTTTGATACTCTAATGGTATATCGTGATACGATTTTGGATTATGTTCAAGCATATTAAATAGTCCTTGCATGGATACAATATCTACTATTTCATTCGCTTTCTTGTAACTCTCTACTGAAAAATTACTGAGCCCAATATAGCGGGCCTTCCCTGAAGCTTTAATATCTCTCATAGCTTCAATAGTTTCTTCCAATGGCACGCCCTCTGTCGAAGGCCAATGCACTTGATAAAGATCTACATACTCCACATTTAACCTTTTCAAAGATTCTTCAATCTCCATCATAATATTTGCTCTAGACACATCATTTCGGACCTCTTGACGTTCATTCCACGGCAACCCTACTTTTGAAGCAATAAAGATATCATTTCTGTGACCTTTAATTGCTTTTCCTAATACCTCTTCTGCATGACCCAGACCGTAAACTGGTGCAACATCAAAAAAATTAACACCAGCATCAATTGCCGCTCTAATAGCTTTAATCTGTTCTTTGTCACCATGATCTGTCCAGCTTCCTTTTCCAGATGCTCCCCAACAACCAAATCCTAAAACACTAAAGTCATGATCAATTTTTTTTACTCGTTTATAGCGCATAATTTCCTCCTACTTTATTTTGATTAATTATTAAGTTAATTAGTCCACATTTGTTCAAAGACAGGTTTTATGTCCAGCAGATTTGTGTGACCGGTTTCATAAATGGCTGAGAAAAAAACTTACATCTTTTTCTCTGAACCTCTATAGATAATCTCTGGTTCCATAACTATTCTTAATGGCTCCGTATTTACTGCATTTTCTGTCTCGTTCATTCTAGCATACAATAAATTCATTGCTTCAATTCCCATCTTGATATTATCTCTTTTTATAACTGTCAAGTTAATATGTAGTGTTGTTAATACGTCTATATCATCAACTCCCACAATCGCTATATCTTCAGGTATTCTTAATCCTTTTTGAAAAATCCCCTGAAGTATCCCAAGTGTTGTGAGATTATTTGGTGAAAATATTGCCGTTGGCCTATTGTCTGAATCAATAATATCAATCATAATATTATAAGCCGTCTTTGTGGTAAAATCACCTGGGTAGATAAGTTCTTCTCGTACTTGAAGTCCATGTGCTTGCATGGCTTCTGTGTAGCCTCTAAGCCTTTCACGTCCAATCATTAAGCTCAAATCACCTGCAATTGTTGCAATCTCAGTGTGTCCTGCTTCAATCAAACATTTGGTTGATTCATAGGCGCCACGGTAATTATCGATAAAAACTCCATCCCAGTTTACATATGGCACATCTCTATCCAAAAGTATAACCGGCACATTTAGCGCCTTTACCCCATCTATAAATTCTTGACTAGGTCTTTTTTTATACATTCCACCAGCAGCCGGTGTTAAGATGATGCCTTGAATTTCATAGCTCCTAAGCATAGCAAGCGCTTTCATTTCTTTTTCAGCGCTATTGTCTGTATCACAATAAAATATATTAAGATTATGTTCTTCTGCAATCTGGCTAATTCCTTTGAAAACTTCACCAAAAAAAGGATTGCTGACCTCAGGAATGACAACGCCAATTACGTTGTTTTTTCTATTCGAGAGGTTCCTTGCTGTTGCTGATGGGACATAATTCATCTCTCTAATCTTCGTTGCTATCTTTGCAGCTACTTCTGCAGATACATAACCAGAGCCATTGATATATCTTGAAACTGTTGCTTTTGATACATGACATGCATTTGCAATATCTTTTATTGTTGTTGCCATATAGCCCTCCTAGGTGTGTGACCGGTTACATATGCAATATTATCATAAGAATTTACTAATGTCAATTTTTAATAAATGACTAAACTTCGTAGTCCCCTCTTATATTTCTATTACACCACATTTTTTGTTATGAAAAAAAAGCTATATTATGTGTTCAAATTCTTGAAATACCATAAAATCATAAAATTGAATATCTAAAAAGAAGATTTTAATAACTTATTCATGTATCATCTAGATTATAACGTCAATAAGAGGAGATAAATAGTTTATGAGAAAAAAATCTATATTACTTAAAAGTATTTTGTCACGGTTTATATTGTTAGTTGTCTCAATAGGTCTAATAAGTAGTATTGCATTATTTCAGTTTTATAATAAACAAAAAGACGTCTTAGATCAAAAAAAAGACATGATTATTGAAAATGCCAAACAACAGATTGATGCTCAAGTAAGTAATGTTGAAGCAGTAGCTATGACGCTTTCAACCTTAGATTTATTTAAAGAAGCCACAAGGGATAATGCTATCATCCTTCGTGAAATAAGAAATATCTTATTAACGTATGTAGAAAAAGATCAAGGATATATCAAATACGCCTTTTTTGTTGATCTTAACGGAAAGGTAGTTGCAGGTAGCGATACGCTTGTTGAAAGCTTAGACTTTGAAAATGAACGCTTTTTTCTTGAAGCGATAAACGGTAAAATCCAATGGAGCGAAAGTCGTATAGGTCTTGAAGGAGTGGGATACGAACAAATTGTCGGCGTACCCGTTTACGATGATTTTGATATTATTGGCGTCTTATGTATGACGTTATCCTTAGACTATGTAGGTGATTTAGTAAAAGAGGTTCAACTAAGTGAATCTGGAGAGACTTTTTTACTTGGGCATGATGGTAGAATCTTAGCACATAAAAATATGGACCTGATCGGAAAATCAATATTAAGCTTTGATGACTTAGGTTTAACAGAGAAAGGAAAAGATATTCTTAAAGAAAAAGAAGGCGATTTTATATTAACTTTTAATGGTGAAAAGACTAAGAATTACTTTTGCCCTATAAATGACTGGATATTCTTAACAAGGAGTCCACAAAGTGAATTAACGAAAGATATAAAACATATGATTTTTCTGATTGGCTTTACCTCTCTAGTAATTCTTATATTAGCATTAGTGATTGCTTATATTGATTCAAAGCACCAAATAAAGAGAATACGACAGTTACAAAACAAGTTAAAACAAGTTGCAAAAGGTAACTTAGATACTAAAACAAATCAAGTTCAGCTTGCTTCCTCTAATGAACAATCGAAAGATGAACTGGTTCAAATGGAGTTAAGTTTATATCAGATGATTGATAGTATACGCAGCATTCTGTTAGGAATCAATGAATCCGCTAATAACCTTTACCGATCAGGAGAACATGTGGAAAGATCTGCTAGTGAGAATAATCAGGCTAGTCAGGACATAGCAAGCTCTATGGAAGAAATTAGCGAGTTAAACGAAGTTCAGACGCATCAAGCAGGAAGTGTGCATATTAATATGAAAAGTATGCGTCAGCAAATGATACAGGTCGTATCTTCAATTGAAGAAATGAGCCATGTTATTGAAGGGGTAAATAAGGACACCATTATTGGGTTAAAAGTCATGGCAAATACTAAACAGCAGATGGAGCTTGTAGAAGATTCAAGCCAAACCACATCAAGTCAGTTAGATGGCTTAGCTTATAAATCCAAAGAAGTTCAAGACATTAATCAAGAAATTCATCATATTGCAGAACAAACTAACCTTTTAGCCTTAAATGCTGCGATTGAAGCTGCACGAGCCGAAATCCATGGTACAGGGTTTGCCGTTGTTGCAGATGAAGTTAGGAAGTTAGCTTTCATGGCTGAAGAAGCCGCGGGACGAACCAATCAAATTATGGAAGAATTGTCACAAGAGGTAAGTCTAGTTCAGTCGACTATGGACGTTGAACGGGAAAATGTTCAAAGCGGTATGACTTTTATAAGTGAATCAGTAAGTGCATATAATCGAATAGCAGAAGGTATTGAAAAATTCCATAATACCCTAAATGATACAGAAATAGTGATTAAAAAAACACAACGAGCTAGTCAACACGCCTTGGAATTGAGCCAAAAAATGGAAGAAGCAGTTAATAAGAGCAAGGGTGAAACTCAACAGATTGCTGCTGCAAGCCAGCAGCAGTGTGCTATAAGTGAAGAAATAGCACAACAAGCTGAAGTACTAATGGAATTAGGAAAGAATCTTGAAAAAAATATTCAAAAATTTAGGCTATAGCATCTGCTATAGCCCCTAATCTTACATTATGTCTGTAAATATCTCATGAATATTACCATCCGGACCTGCAAATAATGCCATTCTTTGATTCCACGGCATATCTTTAGGTTCACATATGCCCACAGCACCCTTCTCAAGGAGATTTACATAAGTTTTCTCCAAGTCTTCAATAGATTCGCACGGAAATGCTAATTCAAAACTTTGACCACTAACTTTTAGCTAATTCAAACCGCTTATCTGTTTCGTTTATCTCCAACTTTAGCCAACTAGTCTTCAAGTAGAATTTTTAGCATCTTTTCTGGATTATTCAAAAACTCTTTCGTCACCGCATAATGTTTTGTATCCTTATAATCTATAATCTGATATCCGTTCTCTATATCAAAAATCTGCGCATTAGGATAAGACATAATGATTGGCGAATGCGTTGCTATTATAAACTGTGATTGTCTCTTAACAAGATCATTAATTCTCGAAATAAGTGCCATTTGTCTAGTAGGAGACAAAGCAGCTTCGGGTTCATCTAGAATATATAGCCCTTTTCCTCCAAATCTATTCATCATGAGCGATACAAAAGCTTCACCGTGAGATTGTGCATGCAACGACTTCCCGCCATAGAATCGAATCAATTCACCATCGTCTTCATTTAATTCATCAATGTTACTCGCTAAGTTATACATACTCTCTGCTCTAAGAAAATACCCATCATCAGGACTTGCTGCCCCCTTTGTAACTTTTATAAAATCAGACAAATCCGAATGCGTATCATTAGTAGAAAAGTTAAAACTTCTGCTTCCACCTTCTGGATTGAAACCACAAGATATTGCAATTGCTTCCAGCAAGGTTGACTTACCAGCACCATTCTCACCTACAATAAATGAAACATTCGGATGTAATTCTAATTCCCCTAATCTTTGTATAGCAGGTAGCGTCATCGGAAATCTACCTCTACAAGTATATGCAGACGGAGATAATTCAACAGCCCTAATATATTGAAACATTCCACGTTCCAGAATTCCCATAGTAAGCCCTCTCTATATATTCTATATTACTTGAATTAATGTTTGAAAATCAAATCCATGTATTTCTGATTTCTTTATCCACTATAACTTATAGATGCAAAGATACATATTCTCACCAAGACTCTCAAACACATCATTTTTAAAACCACCTGCAAGAAAAATCTGATCCAATTCTTGGGGACTCAACCGCATACTTTCGGCAGGACCTGATGGCGAGTTTTTCTTATGAAATTCTACAAGTGCCACTTTGCCGCCTTCTTTAAGAGAAGTCTTCAGGTCAGCAACAAATTTCATCGTATTTTCAATATGATGAAATACCGTAATGATAACAAAAAGATCAATGGTTCCAGCCTCCAAAGGTACTTGATCATGCTCAACCTTTTGAAGAATTACCTTACTTAGTCCAAACTCACGAACTTTTTTCTGGACAAGTTTTAGCATATCTTCATTCGCGTCGAGAGCATAGACCTTACTTTGAGTTTTTTTAGCCAAAGCCTTCGTGAATATACCCGTTCCTGCCCCATAGTCACAAACCACCTGCCCTTGTTTAAGATCTGCCAGTTCCATAATTCGTTCTATATTAATTTCATCTAGTCTGTCTTGATTTTCAAATCTGCTAGGATCTTTCATCCAGTCCTCCTTTTTGTGTTTTTTTAAGTTTCTATACTATAGGTGTGCTTCATAGCTATCTGTTGTTATGGATTGTGCCAAAACAACTCCACACCCCACTCCTATAATACCTCGGAATAATCCTTCTTGCATTATTCTATAGATAATTCCAAATCCAGTGATGCTCGCTCCCACAACAAATGGAAGCAATAGCATTATGATAATACTTATAGAAAGTATAACGCCAAACCACATGATATTAAGTCCATTGGTCAGTCCTTTAATTAGTCGCTCTAATTCCAAGAGAAGACCTATTATAACCGTTCCCATCACAAAAACCACTCGATATGCATCATATGTTGGGCTTATTCCCCTGGCACCTTCAACAAAATCAGGATAAATCTTTGCTAAGGCTACTATAATGCATACAATAAGTATCCAAGAAATCAGACGTATTTGCTTCCCTTTAATTAATTTTTTCATTCAACTCTCCCCTCGTACTCCTAAAAAAAACTGCATAATATCAGGCGTATTCCAATCAAATATATGCCTCAAGCACTTCAAATATCTCATTAGATACGTCTTCATATCTATAGCGAATAATATCTACTAACTTACTTTTATTGTTAAAATCAGGATTTTCAAGAAGAGTACGTTCAAATATTGAATACTGTGGCATATTTTGGCTATCTACCCACTTTTCGTTTTTCATCTTTTGCCAATAGTTTATCTGGATCTCTTTTGTCTGTGCCACAAGCCATATTTCAAACTCTGCTTTTTGGTGATTTAAAACAAGTGCCAACTTCAGTTTGCTTTTTTTTAGTAAATCATTTTGCAGATAAAAATACGTGACATCAATATACCCATGCAAAACACTTGAAACTGTGTACGTCCCCTTATACTCCTTCAAAAACATTGTTCTTAAATTTTGAATAATGCTAACAAGATACTGATAGGTCATCTGAAACTCTCCATCCGTCAATACTTCTTTGTAACTACTCACTAACTGATTCATATTCTTATCCGCCATAGTTTTTACTCCTTAACATGTATGAGTGTACCATCTATCAAAACAAATCATCTTCTTTTTCATCTTGAATTAATCCTACCATAGATTCACAAGCGATTCAACGTTTTGAATATCCACAATATCACTTTGAGACATCACTATAAATAACTCAGCAATTCCATTATCTGATTCTAAAATGTAGATTGCAGGTATAAAGTCAAGACTTTTATTCAAAACGTATAACGAGTATTCGTGTTCAAAGTAATTGTGCCTTCATACATGACTGTATATATTACATCCATATAAACCTCTCCAATAACTATTTTAACTGAATATCTTACATACCGCTTTTTTTAATATCAATGCGAATTAATTCGCCAAATGGTTCATCAAACCCAAATATGACCGTAATCTTTTCTGACATTTGATATACAAGCATTTTCTCTTTTTCAAAAATATAACTACTATCTGTATATTCAGAATAGTTTACATCACAATAAGTTTTAACCTCTTGATACGAATCCCCAACACTAATACCTGAAATCAATTTAATATGTGGTGATGTGATTTGCAATTCAGATAATTGTTGAAATTCAAATGTAAATTTGCATATCAACGCATTTTCAAGAGATTCCCTGTTACTTACTCCTGTAGCGTATCTTTTAACTTCGTGCTTATATCTTTCCTCATTAAAATAAAATACAACGCTATCGCCATAAAAATCTTCCAGTACAATATAATTATTACCAAATAATAATTTCATCTCAGAAAATGTCATCCCAATGCTAATATCTTCAGAAACAGAAAAATGGTCAATAATAACCTCCGGAGTGTCATGATTTAATAAGTCCGAAGTAACAAATCCATACGGAGATATACCCAACACATCCTTAGATTGTAATTTAACATAAGCCCACCTTCCACTTTCAGTACTTACCTCATATAAAACCAATACACGACCTTCAATATTTTCTTCAATTATTTCTGCCCCCATATTAGGTGCTGAATATAAATTGCTTTTTTTAAGAAGCATAGCCTTACTTTCCAAAGGCTGTGCTTCACATATTGTATATTCAAACCCCTTAGCATAGCTCTCTTCTTCGCTGATATTAACTTCATTTTGCAATTTTTCTACAAGCAATGTTGTGTTTTTCATATCGTCTTTAAGCTTTAAAAGCTCATTCTCTTTTTGCTTAATAGCTATTTTTAATGATTCCATTTCTTTTTTTGTCTCCTTTAATTGGATGTAATTATCATTTGTAGAACATCCCATTAACATACATATGGCAATTAAAATAATAATTATTTTTTTCATATACCCCTCTCCAAAATCTCGCTTTATTCTTTAAGCAAAGTTCCTTTTTTCTATTAGTAACTGCTCCGATAATCATGATAATCTAATTTATTCCGAAATAGAAATAAAACAAATATTGCTATACTCTCCTAATAGCCCTATTTAGGCTAATTAAAAAGGCTACCAAGATCCATTGACAGCCTTTTTCTTTATCTACGAGTACCTCGTTAATCTCGATTCACCTTAGTCAAATGCACATTATTGAATGTTTGTACATTCGCACCGACAGCAACATCACTTTGTTCATCCTCAAAGTAAATATATAGTGCTGTCTCCGAAGTTTCACCCGGTATCATTACAT
This sequence is a window from Vallitaleaceae bacterium 9-2. Protein-coding genes within it:
- a CDS encoding methyltransferase domain-containing protein, whose amino-acid sequence is MKDPSRFENQDRLDEINIERIMELADLKQGQVVCDYGAGTGIFTKALAKKTQSKVYALDANEDMLKLVQKKVREFGLSKVILQKVEHDQVPLEAGTIDLFVIITVFHHIENTMKFVADLKTSLKEGGKVALVEFHKKNSPSGPAESMRLSPQELDQIFLAGGFKNDVFESLGENMYLCIYKL